From Diaminobutyricibacter sp. McL0608, one genomic window encodes:
- a CDS encoding lysophospholipid acyltransferase family protein, with protein MTEIEPDGGATEAPRRPGFLYLFIRTVIAPLARLIYQPTVIGRKNVPRTGAVILASNHLSFIDSVAIPLMAPRRVQFLAKSTYFTGTGIKGALSRAFFTAIGAVGVERGAGQAAQEALDQSKRILDTGAAFALYPEGTRSLDGRLYKGRTGIAWLALTTGAPVVPVGLVGTNDLQPVGTRLPRVRPITITFGKPIDLSHYGSAESGRARRQATDEVMAAIHALTGQTLANKYNETPPVTTVERVRRAIPHERL; from the coding sequence GTGACGGAAATCGAACCCGACGGCGGGGCGACTGAGGCGCCACGGCGCCCTGGTTTCCTCTACCTGTTCATCCGCACGGTCATCGCGCCGCTCGCCCGACTCATCTACCAGCCGACGGTGATCGGTCGCAAGAACGTCCCGCGCACGGGAGCCGTGATCCTGGCCAGCAACCACCTGTCGTTCATCGACTCGGTCGCCATTCCGCTGATGGCTCCCCGCCGCGTGCAGTTCCTGGCCAAGTCGACCTACTTCACAGGCACGGGCATCAAAGGCGCTCTTTCGCGCGCTTTCTTCACGGCCATCGGCGCCGTCGGAGTCGAGCGCGGCGCCGGCCAGGCCGCCCAGGAGGCGCTCGACCAGAGCAAGCGGATCCTCGACACCGGAGCCGCCTTCGCGCTCTACCCCGAAGGCACGCGATCGCTCGACGGCCGACTGTACAAAGGACGCACGGGAATCGCGTGGCTGGCGCTCACCACGGGTGCGCCTGTCGTTCCCGTCGGACTGGTCGGAACCAACGATCTGCAGCCGGTCGGGACGCGTCTGCCGCGTGTCCGTCCGATCACGATCACGTTCGGAAAGCCCATCGACCTCTCCCACTACGGGAGCGCGGAGTCCGGGCGCGCCAGGCGCCAGGCGACCGACGAGGTGATGGCGGCCATCCACGCGCTCACCGGCCAGACACTGGCCAACAAGTACAACGAGACGCCGCCGGTGACGACGGTCGAACGCGTCAGGCGCGCCATCCCCCACGAGCGCCTCTAA
- a CDS encoding CGNR zinc finger domain-containing protein, with translation MRTNAPASETATEPETEAPEPVLGADLLVGFLNTLDVDEGTDVLDDPAAFDAWCEQNGVSAGDRSEAKSVRDALRSFLDGGTPALPSLELETTCGDRGVALRARTAAEAAVASSVVLSIQGSMGRVKLCAADDCRWAFYDRSKNGSRTWCSMGVCGNRQKARTYRAKTTTGD, from the coding sequence ATGCGTACGAATGCACCCGCGTCCGAGACGGCGACGGAGCCTGAAACAGAGGCGCCGGAACCTGTTCTCGGCGCGGACCTCCTCGTCGGCTTCCTCAACACCCTGGATGTCGACGAGGGCACCGATGTCCTCGATGACCCGGCGGCGTTCGATGCCTGGTGCGAGCAGAACGGGGTGAGTGCCGGCGACCGGTCCGAGGCCAAGTCGGTCAGGGATGCACTGCGGTCGTTCCTCGACGGCGGCACGCCTGCCCTGCCCAGCCTCGAGCTCGAGACCACCTGCGGCGACCGCGGTGTCGCGCTACGGGCGCGCACCGCCGCCGAAGCCGCCGTCGCCTCGTCCGTGGTGCTGAGCATCCAGGGCTCGATGGGCCGGGTGAAGCTGTGTGCGGCAGACGACTGCCGGTGGGCGTTCTACGACCGCTCGAAGAACGGCTCCCGCACCTGGTGCAGCATGGGCGTCTGCGGCAACCGCCAGAAGGCGCGTACCTACCGCGCGAAGACGACGACCGGCGACTGA
- a CDS encoding OsmC family protein: MNSAHHYAVSVEWTGNRGTGTSAYRAYGRDHVVSVDGKQHDIQGSSDRVFFGDRDRWNPEDLLLSALSQCHMLSYLHVATNHGVVVVAYTDEATGVMEETGNGGGHFTSVTLRPRVTVLEEGMLETARAIHREAAEKCFIAASVNFPVGHEPETFVLV; this comes from the coding sequence ATGAACAGCGCACACCACTACGCGGTTTCCGTCGAATGGACGGGCAATCGGGGCACGGGCACGAGTGCCTATCGCGCCTACGGCAGAGACCACGTCGTGTCGGTGGATGGCAAGCAGCACGACATCCAGGGCTCGTCGGATCGCGTGTTCTTCGGCGACCGGGACCGCTGGAACCCCGAGGATCTCCTGCTGTCCGCTCTGAGCCAGTGCCACATGCTCAGCTACCTTCACGTGGCGACCAACCACGGTGTCGTCGTCGTCGCTTACACCGACGAGGCGACCGGCGTCATGGAGGAGACCGGTAACGGCGGGGGCCACTTCACGAGCGTGACCCTGCGTCCGCGCGTCACCGTTCTCGAAGAGGGGATGCTCGAGACCGCTCGGGCGATCCACCGCGAGGCCGCTGAGAAATGCTTCATTGCGGCCTCAGTGAACTTTCCCGTCGGTCACGAACCCGAGACGTTCGTCCTCGTCTGA